In one Kitasatospora cineracea genomic region, the following are encoded:
- a CDS encoding GntR family transcriptional regulator — translation MTGSGPSAYLQVAERIRERIASGEYPPGSQLPSLAEIRAQYGFSHGVGQSAYRLLEQEGVVLARQGRGYFVRPQEPRPTLVRRGGAAGAVGPDTVGLAQQGVTPTWRSHSTTEAASKEIAGRLGIEPGDPVMHTSYVYLVNGDPGYLAESWETMAVTGQALIVLPEAGPYGGIGVAARMAVIGIDVGEPVEEVTARGLNRAEAQTFTTLPGAPALVIRRTHYDRATGRPVETADFVLPGEHWSTRYGRPPGD, via the coding sequence ATGACCGGTAGCGGGCCCTCCGCGTATCTCCAGGTGGCTGAGCGGATCCGCGAGCGGATCGCCTCCGGCGAGTACCCGCCGGGCAGTCAACTCCCGTCCCTGGCCGAGATCCGGGCGCAGTACGGCTTCTCGCACGGCGTCGGCCAGTCCGCGTACCGGCTGCTGGAGCAGGAGGGCGTGGTGCTCGCCCGGCAGGGGCGCGGCTACTTCGTCCGGCCGCAGGAACCCCGCCCCACCCTGGTCCGCCGCGGCGGCGCGGCCGGCGCCGTCGGACCTGACACCGTCGGCCTCGCCCAGCAGGGCGTCACCCCCACCTGGCGCAGCCACTCCACCACCGAGGCCGCGAGCAAGGAGATCGCCGGGCGCCTCGGCATCGAGCCCGGCGACCCGGTGATGCACACCTCGTACGTCTACCTGGTCAACGGCGACCCCGGGTACCTCGCCGAGTCCTGGGAGACGATGGCCGTCACCGGCCAGGCCCTGATCGTGCTGCCCGAGGCCGGACCGTACGGCGGGATCGGCGTCGCCGCGCGGATGGCCGTCATCGGCATCGACGTCGGCGAACCCGTCGAGGAGGTCACCGCCCGCGGCCTCAACCGGGCCGAGGCGCAGACCTTCACCACGCTCCCCGGCGCGCCCGCCCTCGTCATCCGCCGCACCCACTACGACCGGGCCACCGGCCGGCCCGTCGAGACCGCCGACTTCGTCCTGCCCGGCGAGCACTGGTCCACCCGGTACGGCCGCCCGCCCGGCGACTGA
- a CDS encoding TetR/AcrR family transcriptional regulator → MAPRTRRPARPREEVYAAARAAIAEHGLARLTMAGLGEQLGMSAGHLLYYFGSKDQLLLETLRWSEAQLGERRSRELARREVPVLDRLDRYLELYLPEGPGDPRWILWIEVWSRSPGTAELRQGQLDIETPWQDDLTALLAEGRATGLLPAAGTTPARAAQLRALLDGLAIPLAIGLPATTREDALAQAGSAARALLGLPA, encoded by the coding sequence ATGGCGCCCCGCACCCGCCGCCCGGCGCGCCCCCGCGAAGAGGTCTACGCCGCCGCCCGCGCCGCGATCGCCGAACACGGCCTCGCCCGGCTCACCATGGCCGGCCTCGGCGAACAGCTCGGCATGAGCGCCGGCCACCTCCTCTACTACTTCGGCAGCAAGGACCAGCTCCTGCTGGAGACCCTCCGCTGGAGCGAGGCCCAGCTCGGCGAGCGCCGCAGCCGCGAACTCGCCCGCCGCGAGGTCCCCGTCCTCGACCGGCTCGACCGCTACCTCGAGCTCTACCTCCCCGAGGGCCCCGGCGACCCCCGGTGGATCCTGTGGATCGAGGTGTGGAGCCGCTCCCCCGGCACCGCGGAGCTCCGCCAGGGCCAGCTCGACATCGAGACCCCCTGGCAGGACGACCTCACCGCGCTCCTCGCCGAGGGCCGCGCCACCGGCCTCCTCCCGGCCGCCGGCACCACCCCCGCCCGCGCCGCCCAACTGCGCGCCCTGCTCGACGGCCTCGCCATCCCGCTCGCCATCGGCCTGCCCGCCACCACCCGCGAGGACGCCCTCGCCCAGGCCGGCTCCGCCGCGCGCGCCCTGCTGGGGCTGCCCGCGTAA
- a CDS encoding DUF305 domain-containing protein, translating into MTAAPADGGQPEFEEHEGFEEELPAAPRGRRRFWWPAALAAVVALGLGVPALVSGSTPASGSPTAAASAAPATDSAEAGFARDMATHHQQAIDMSFIIRDRTQSEEVRGFAFDIINTQANQRGMLMGFLDQWGLSQSTTAKPMAWMNHPYEAHDGSLMPGMATNTELDRLRSLSGQDAEVYYLQLMIKHHKAGAEMAQAYVDAGRNAPEKRLAQGMVDAQHAEIQLMTDMLAERGAQPAA; encoded by the coding sequence GTGACCGCGGCCCCCGCCGACGGCGGGCAGCCGGAGTTCGAGGAGCACGAGGGGTTCGAGGAGGAGCTGCCGGCCGCCCCGCGCGGGCGGCGGCGGTTCTGGTGGCCCGCCGCGCTCGCGGCCGTGGTCGCCCTGGGGCTCGGCGTGCCCGCGCTGGTCTCCGGCAGCACCCCGGCGTCCGGCAGCCCGACGGCCGCCGCCTCGGCCGCGCCGGCCACCGACTCGGCGGAGGCCGGGTTCGCCCGCGACATGGCCACGCACCACCAGCAGGCCATCGACATGTCGTTCATCATCCGGGACCGCACCCAGAGCGAGGAGGTGCGGGGCTTCGCGTTCGACATCATCAACACGCAGGCCAACCAGCGCGGCATGCTGATGGGCTTCCTCGACCAGTGGGGCCTGTCGCAGAGCACCACCGCCAAGCCGATGGCCTGGATGAACCACCCGTACGAGGCGCACGACGGCTCGCTGATGCCCGGCATGGCGACCAACACCGAGCTGGACAGGCTCCGTTCGCTCAGCGGCCAGGACGCCGAGGTGTACTACCTGCAGCTGATGATCAAGCACCACAAGGCGGGCGCCGAGATGGCCCAGGCGTACGTGGACGCGGGGCGCAACGCCCCGGAGAAGCGGCTCGCCCAGGGCATGGTCGACGCGCAGCACGCCGAGATCCAGCTGATGACGGACATGCTCGCCGAGCGCGGCGCGCAGCCGGCCGCCTGA
- a CDS encoding DUF3105 domain-containing protein, producing the protein MGSASKQSNPTGKQPKPGSKAAQQADRRARIAELRAVEQRRERRNKTITIGISSVLLLAMIGGGSWLVMDSKDKSDKKKAAATAAAEAAQKAKDDASKADIPGLQTFGKLTQNHVKTEVKYPQTPPVGGDHDPVWQTCMGNVYDKPVRNENAVHSLEHGAVWVTYNGKATPEDIKTLSDKVKATPYSLMSPYPDEPGTITLTAWSNQLVVDSASDPRVATFFAKFVQGPQTLEQGASCSSGQM; encoded by the coding sequence ATGGGTTCCGCCTCCAAGCAGTCCAACCCCACCGGCAAGCAGCCCAAGCCGGGCAGCAAGGCCGCCCAGCAGGCCGACCGCCGGGCCCGGATCGCCGAGCTGCGCGCCGTCGAGCAGCGCCGCGAGCGCCGCAACAAGACGATCACCATCGGCATCTCGTCCGTCCTGCTGCTCGCCATGATCGGCGGCGGCAGCTGGCTGGTGATGGACTCCAAGGACAAGAGCGACAAGAAGAAGGCGGCGGCCACCGCCGCGGCCGAGGCCGCGCAGAAGGCCAAGGACGACGCCTCGAAGGCCGACATCCCGGGCCTGCAGACCTTCGGCAAGCTCACCCAGAACCACGTCAAGACCGAGGTGAAGTACCCGCAGACCCCGCCGGTCGGCGGCGACCACGACCCGGTCTGGCAGACCTGCATGGGCAACGTCTACGACAAGCCGGTCCGCAACGAGAACGCCGTCCACTCGCTGGAGCACGGCGCGGTCTGGGTCACCTACAACGGCAAGGCCACCCCCGAGGACATCAAGACCCTCAGCGACAAGGTCAAGGCCACCCCGTACAGCCTGATGAGCCCGTACCCGGACGAGCCGGGCACCATCACGCTGACCGCGTGGAGCAACCAGCTGGTGGTGGACTCCGCCAGCGACCCGCGGGTCGCGACCTTCTTCGCCAAGTTCGTGCAGGGCCCGCAGACCCTGGAGCAGGGCGCGAGCTGCAGCTCGGGGCAGATGTGA
- a CDS encoding DNA-3-methyladenine glycosylase 2 family protein has protein sequence MSDSRQSVFPRSRRLEGVIDDETRYRAVDSRDARFDGVFFTAVRTTGIYCRPSCPATTPKRTNCTFYPTAAAAQGAGYRACRRCRPDSVPGSPEWNHRADLVGRAVRLIGDGVVDREGVAGLASRLGYSSRQLQRQLTAELGAGPLALARAQRAQTARLLLQTTELPVTDVAFAAGFASVRQFNDTIREVYDRTPSTLRTEHGGHRRTPAGGGTLGLRLAYRGAIDTGHLLDFLGLRAVPGVEEVVPGPRPGTRSYRRTLSLPYGHGLAEVDGLAPGDPPDRGWLDCRLTLTDLRDLTTAVHRLRALFDLDADPDAVDARLAADPLLAPLAAARPGLRSPGHVDPHELAVRAVLGQQVTVAAARTLAGRLAERYGSALPAADGGLRLLFPTAAALAAADPEHLAMPQSRRRALLGLCTALADGTVRLDPGVDREQAAAELLALPGIGPWTVGYLRMRALADPDVFLPTDIGVRDGLRALGADGDPRSAAERSARWAPWRSYALHHLWSAAAERHAATPRTRKTREDQS, from the coding sequence ATGTCCGATTCCCGCCAGTCGGTGTTCCCGCGATCGCGCAGACTGGAAGGCGTGATCGACGACGAGACCAGGTACCGGGCCGTGGACAGCCGGGACGCCCGCTTCGACGGAGTGTTCTTCACGGCGGTGCGGACCACCGGCATCTACTGCCGTCCGAGCTGCCCGGCCACCACCCCCAAGCGCACCAACTGCACCTTCTACCCGACCGCGGCCGCCGCCCAGGGCGCCGGCTACCGGGCCTGTCGGCGCTGCCGGCCGGACTCGGTGCCCGGCTCGCCCGAGTGGAACCACCGGGCCGACCTGGTCGGCCGCGCCGTGCGGCTGATCGGGGACGGCGTGGTCGACCGGGAGGGCGTCGCCGGGCTGGCGTCCCGGCTCGGCTACAGCTCCCGGCAGTTGCAGCGGCAGCTGACCGCCGAGCTCGGCGCGGGCCCGCTCGCGCTGGCCCGGGCGCAGCGCGCGCAGACCGCCCGGCTGCTCCTGCAGACCACCGAACTGCCGGTCACCGACGTGGCGTTCGCGGCCGGCTTCGCCTCCGTCCGGCAGTTCAACGACACCATCCGCGAGGTGTACGACCGCACCCCGTCCACGCTGCGCACCGAGCACGGCGGCCACCGCCGCACCCCGGCCGGCGGCGGCACGCTCGGCCTGCGGCTGGCCTACCGGGGCGCGATCGACACCGGCCACCTGCTGGACTTCCTCGGCCTGCGGGCCGTCCCGGGCGTCGAGGAGGTCGTCCCCGGCCCGCGCCCCGGCACCCGCAGCTACCGGCGCACCCTGTCCCTCCCGTACGGGCACGGCCTGGCCGAGGTGGACGGGCTCGCCCCCGGCGACCCGCCGGACCGGGGCTGGCTGGACTGCCGGCTGACCCTCACCGACCTGCGCGACCTGACCACGGCCGTGCACCGGCTGCGCGCCCTGTTCGACCTGGACGCCGACCCGGACGCGGTGGACGCCCGGCTGGCCGCCGACCCGCTGCTGGCCCCGCTGGCCGCCGCCCGGCCCGGGCTGCGCTCGCCCGGCCACGTCGACCCGCACGAGCTCGCCGTCCGGGCGGTCCTCGGCCAGCAGGTCACGGTGGCCGCCGCCCGCACCCTCGCCGGCCGGCTCGCCGAGCGCTACGGCAGCGCGCTGCCGGCCGCCGACGGCGGGTTGCGCCTGCTGTTCCCGACCGCCGCCGCGCTGGCCGCCGCCGACCCGGAGCACCTGGCGATGCCGCAGTCCCGCCGCCGGGCCCTGCTCGGGCTGTGCACGGCGCTCGCCGACGGCACCGTCCGGCTCGACCCCGGCGTCGACCGCGAGCAGGCCGCCGCCGAACTGCTCGCCCTGCCCGGCATCGGCCCGTGGACGGTCGGCTACCTGCGGATGCGCGCCCTGGCCGACCCGGACGTGTTCCTGCCCACCGACATCGGCGTCCGCGACGGCCTGCGCGCCCTCGGCGCGGACGGCGACCCGCGCTCCGCCGCCGAACGCTCCGCCCGCTGGGCGCCCTGGCGCTCCTACGCCCTGCACCACCTGTGGTCGGCCGCGGCCGAACGCCACGCCGCCACCCCCCGTACCCGCAAGACCCGCGAGGACCAGTCATGA
- a CDS encoding MFS transporter produces the protein MAEPAVASRLLDTLQLAERPRPRAVARWPHAHWLAVGTVCLGAFLGQLTASVTSLVFPALEDHFDASFAAVEWVSLAYLLVLVALLAPVGRLSDLVGRKTMYLGGFAVFALASLGAGLAGNLAVLVACRAVQAVGGAMMQANSVALVARGVPERAMRTALGVQAAAQALGLALGPTLGGLLVAHASWRWAFWVNVPIGVLGMLAGWFLLPRTFPDGRCPARTPDRDGRFDLAGLLLLAGSSTALLLALSAASGLPLPGWAVAGLLAAAAAATFALVRQERRADRPIIPPGLVNTPGIRAGLLVALVGYLLLFCPLVLEPVVLAGRGTTATAAGAAITALPAAFALAATVGGALLPGRWSDAARCRCGALTAAAGLLALALLPAPGPWTTAAPLLLTGYGLGLLLPANNALVMRAIPAQSSAVGGGLVNMVRSLGTALGTALPVLAVHQAGAAAGGRAVLLLLAAVAALAVRLCRG, from the coding sequence ATGGCTGAACCCGCGGTCGCCTCCCGGCTGCTCGACACCCTGCAACTGGCCGAACGCCCCCGCCCCCGGGCCGTCGCGCGCTGGCCGCACGCGCACTGGCTGGCGGTCGGCACCGTCTGCCTGGGCGCGTTCCTGGGCCAACTCACCGCCAGCGTCACCTCGTTGGTCTTCCCCGCGCTGGAAGACCACTTCGACGCCTCGTTCGCCGCCGTCGAGTGGGTCTCGCTGGCGTACCTGCTGGTGCTGGTCGCGCTGCTCGCCCCGGTCGGGCGGCTGTCGGACCTGGTCGGCCGGAAGACGATGTACCTGGGCGGGTTCGCGGTGTTCGCGCTGGCCTCGCTGGGCGCCGGGCTGGCCGGGAACCTGGCGGTCCTGGTGGCTTGCCGGGCCGTGCAGGCCGTCGGCGGCGCGATGATGCAGGCCAACAGCGTCGCCCTGGTGGCCCGCGGCGTACCCGAACGGGCGATGCGCACCGCGCTCGGCGTGCAGGCCGCCGCCCAGGCGCTCGGCCTGGCGCTCGGCCCGACCCTCGGCGGGCTGCTGGTCGCGCACGCGTCCTGGCGCTGGGCGTTCTGGGTCAACGTGCCGATCGGCGTGCTGGGCATGCTGGCGGGCTGGTTCCTGCTGCCGCGCACCTTCCCCGACGGCCGCTGCCCGGCCCGGACGCCGGACCGCGACGGCCGCTTCGACCTGGCCGGACTGCTGCTGCTGGCCGGCTCCTCCACCGCGCTGCTGCTCGCCCTCTCGGCCGCCTCCGGCCTGCCGCTGCCCGGCTGGGCGGTCGCCGGACTGCTGGCCGCGGCCGCCGCCGCCACGTTCGCCCTGGTCCGGCAGGAGCGCCGGGCCGACCGGCCGATCATCCCGCCCGGACTGGTCAACACCCCCGGCATCCGGGCCGGCCTGCTGGTCGCCCTGGTCGGCTACCTGCTGCTGTTCTGCCCGCTGGTGCTGGAACCCGTCGTGCTGGCCGGACGCGGCACCACCGCCACCGCCGCGGGCGCCGCGATCACCGCGCTGCCCGCCGCGTTCGCCCTCGCCGCCACCGTCGGCGGCGCGCTGCTGCCCGGCCGCTGGAGCGACGCCGCCCGCTGCCGCTGCGGCGCGCTCACCGCCGCCGCCGGACTGCTCGCCCTGGCCCTGCTGCCCGCCCCCGGCCCGTGGACGACGGCCGCGCCGCTGCTGCTCACCGGCTACGGCCTCGGGCTGCTGCTGCCCGCCAACAACGCCCTGGTGATGCGGGCGATCCCCGCGCAGAGCTCGGCCGTCGGCGGCGGGCTGGTCAACATGGTGCGCAGCCTCGGCACCGCGCTGGGCACCGCGCTCCCGGTGCTGGCCGTCCACCAGGCCGGTGCGGCGGCGGGCGGCCGCGCCGTCCTGCTGCTGCTCGCGGCGGTCGCGGCGCTGGCGGTCCGGCTCTGCAGGGGCTGA
- a CDS encoding protein phosphatase 2C domain-containing protein produces the protein MNEQGPPRQPRPDDAWWHTVYAGPAGTLPDTPAADAGADTGTVDDWFTTAAGLIAPQRRPEPEAPAPEPEAPGSGAPEPERAAAAAETAEVAEAEAAVEPQPGPTPRSWAEAAWPELQPNLSKEPAAPTPTLTDLPTAPPEPSPEPEPEPEPSPEPEPESSPEPEPEAVTEPAPVPTPEPTPAPASAPTPAPAPAPAPTVVVGAPPPDRAAPWSGRPQAPAVPHVGERPPTYAPEPTSLPAADPAGLAALVPDTAIDGAGFAGTTLRAVSIRGDSARYRGEPRTDALLTVRFGEGEEALVLAVLAAPARRANAQWGSAAAAEAARQLAAAIGRSRAELAADLRAGARDRLRYGLQRIALQAAVQLRSAAEQAAQDGDGDGPAGLPPEETASLHCLLMSADPAATHRAAFGTGPGGLYLLRSGHWIDAYAARLLHHPDGQPPLPPASMPAPRPFRFRLVPATSGDILLLCTPGLAAPIAEEPAVAHFLSSHWAHPHPPGTVDFLRQIQVRAKGYADDRTAAAVWTE, from the coding sequence TTGAACGAGCAGGGCCCGCCCAGGCAGCCCCGTCCCGACGACGCCTGGTGGCACACCGTCTACGCGGGCCCCGCCGGCACCCTCCCCGACACCCCCGCCGCGGACGCCGGCGCCGACACCGGCACCGTCGACGACTGGTTCACCACCGCCGCCGGACTGATCGCCCCGCAGCGCCGCCCCGAACCGGAGGCCCCGGCGCCGGAACCCGAGGCGCCGGGATCGGGGGCGCCGGAACCGGAGCGCGCGGCCGCTGCGGCGGAGACGGCGGAGGTGGCGGAGGCGGAGGCGGCGGTCGAACCGCAGCCGGGGCCGACGCCGCGCAGCTGGGCCGAGGCCGCCTGGCCCGAGCTCCAGCCGAACCTCTCGAAGGAACCGGCCGCCCCGACCCCGACGCTGACGGACCTTCCGACGGCCCCGCCGGAGCCCTCACCCGAGCCCGAACCGGAGCCGGAGCCCTCGCCCGAACCCGAGCCGGAGTCCTCGCCCGAGCCCGAACCCGAAGCGGTGACCGAACCCGCCCCCGTGCCGACACCGGAGCCGACCCCCGCTCCCGCCTCCGCTCCGACCCCCGCCCCCGCCCCCGCCCCCGCGCCGACGGTCGTGGTGGGGGCCCCGCCGCCGGACCGGGCCGCGCCCTGGTCGGGGCGTCCGCAGGCGCCGGCCGTGCCGCACGTGGGGGAGCGGCCCCCGACGTACGCGCCGGAGCCGACCAGCCTGCCCGCCGCCGATCCGGCCGGGCTGGCGGCGCTGGTGCCCGACACCGCGATCGACGGCGCCGGGTTCGCGGGGACCACGCTGCGGGCGGTGTCGATCCGCGGGGATTCGGCCCGCTACCGGGGCGAGCCGCGCACCGACGCGCTGCTCACCGTCCGGTTCGGCGAGGGCGAGGAGGCGCTGGTGCTCGCGGTGCTGGCCGCGCCCGCGCGCCGGGCCAACGCCCAGTGGGGGTCGGCCGCGGCGGCCGAGGCGGCCCGGCAGTTGGCTGCCGCGATCGGCCGCAGCCGGGCCGAACTCGCCGCCGACCTGCGGGCCGGGGCCCGCGACCGGCTGCGCTACGGGCTGCAGCGGATCGCCCTCCAGGCGGCGGTGCAGCTGCGCAGTGCCGCGGAGCAGGCCGCCCAGGACGGGGACGGGGACGGGCCGGCCGGCCTGCCGCCCGAGGAGACCGCCTCGCTGCACTGCCTGCTGATGTCCGCGGACCCGGCGGCGACCCACCGGGCCGCGTTCGGCACCGGCCCCGGCGGGCTGTACCTGCTGCGCTCCGGGCACTGGATCGACGCCTACGCCGCGCGGCTGCTGCACCACCCGGACGGGCAGCCCCCGCTCCCGCCGGCCTCGATGCCCGCGCCCCGGCCGTTCCGCTTCCGCTTGGTCCCGGCGACCTCCGGCGACATCCTGCTGCTGTGCACCCCGGGCCTGGCCGCCCCGATCGCCGAGGAGCCCGCCGTGGCGCACTTCCTCTCCAGCCACTGGGCCCACCCGCACCCGCCGGGCACCGTCGACTTCCTCCGCCAGATCCAGGTCCGCGCCAAGGGCTACGCGGACGACCGCACCGCGGCCGCGGTCTGGACGGAGTGA
- a CDS encoding MarR family winged helix-turn-helix transcriptional regulator, translated as MSSQPQPLPPPTGPAAAGADTLAGAQQLTDVITRLRRALRSSIRSEFPWEALPMAQVELLQTLAASPLRVGELAARQRLAPNTVSGLISKLLEAGLVDRQPDPGDRRTARIALTEAGHQQLRDWQSAHERRLATALESLTPTDRDAVMRALPGLDRLAHSLAGTDPLR; from the coding sequence ATGTCTTCGCAGCCCCAGCCGCTCCCGCCGCCGACCGGACCCGCGGCCGCGGGCGCCGACACGCTCGCCGGGGCGCAGCAGCTCACCGACGTGATCACCCGCCTGCGCCGGGCGCTGCGGAGCTCCATCCGCTCCGAGTTCCCCTGGGAGGCGCTGCCGATGGCCCAGGTCGAACTGCTCCAGACCCTGGCCGCCTCCCCCCTGCGGGTCGGCGAACTGGCCGCCCGCCAGCGCCTCGCGCCCAACACCGTCAGCGGCCTCATCTCCAAACTGCTGGAGGCCGGCCTGGTCGACCGCCAGCCCGACCCGGGCGACCGCCGCACCGCCCGGATCGCCCTCACCGAGGCCGGCCACCAGCAACTGCGCGACTGGCAGAGCGCCCACGAACGCCGCCTCGCCACCGCCCTGGAGAGCCTCACCCCCACCGACCGCGATGCCGTCATGCGCGCCCTCCCCGGCCTCGACCGCCTCGCCCACTCCCTCGCGGGCACCGACCCGCTCCGCTGA